One stretch of Enterobacter sp. RHBSTW-00994 DNA includes these proteins:
- the sdhA gene encoding succinate dehydrogenase flavoprotein subunit yields the protein MKLPVREFDAVVIGAGGAGMRAALQISQSGQTCALLSKVFPTRSHTVSAQGGITVALGNTHDDNWEWHMYDTVKGSDYIGDQDAIEYMCKTGPEAILELDHMGLPFSRLDDGTIYQRPFGGQSKNFGGEQAARTAAAADRTGHALLHTLYQQNLKNHTTIFSEWYALDLVKNADGAVVGCTALCIETGEVVYFKARATVLATGGAGRIYQSTTNAHINTGDGVGMAIRAGVPVQDMEMWQFHPTGIAGAGVLVTEGCRGEGGYLLNKHGERFMERYAPNAKDLAGRDVVARSIMIEIREGRGCDGPWGPHAKLKLDHLGKEVLESRLPGILELSRTFAHVDPVKEPIPVIPTCHYMMGGIPTKVTGQALTVNEQGEDVVIPGLFAVGEIACVSVHGANRLGGNSLLDLVVFGRAVGLHLQESIAEQGVLRDATEAEIDASLERLNRWNGNRNGEDPVEIRKALQECMQHNFSVFREGDAMAKGLEQLKAIRERLKNARLDDTSSEFNTQRVECLELDNLMETAYATAVSANFRTESRGAHSRFDFPDRDDENWLCHSLYLPESESMTRRSVNMEPKLRPAFPPKIRTY from the coding sequence ATGAAACTGCCAGTCAGAGAATTTGATGCTGTTGTGATTGGTGCTGGTGGCGCAGGTATGCGCGCAGCGCTGCAAATTTCCCAGAGCGGCCAAACCTGTGCGCTGCTCTCTAAAGTATTCCCAACCCGTTCCCATACCGTATCAGCACAGGGTGGTATCACTGTTGCGCTCGGTAATACTCATGACGATAACTGGGAATGGCATATGTATGACACGGTAAAAGGTTCCGACTATATCGGTGACCAGGACGCCATTGAATATATGTGTAAAACAGGCCCGGAAGCGATTCTTGAGCTTGACCACATGGGGCTGCCGTTCTCCCGTCTTGATGACGGCACTATTTATCAGCGTCCGTTTGGCGGGCAGTCAAAAAACTTTGGCGGCGAGCAGGCGGCACGTACTGCGGCAGCGGCTGACCGTACCGGCCACGCGCTGCTGCACACTCTGTACCAGCAGAACCTGAAAAACCACACCACTATCTTCTCTGAGTGGTACGCGCTGGATCTGGTCAAAAACGCCGATGGTGCTGTTGTCGGGTGTACTGCGCTGTGTATCGAAACCGGTGAAGTGGTTTACTTCAAAGCCCGCGCAACTGTGCTGGCAACCGGTGGTGCAGGCCGTATTTATCAGTCCACCACTAACGCCCACATCAACACGGGTGATGGCGTTGGCATGGCTATTCGTGCTGGCGTTCCGGTGCAGGATATGGAGATGTGGCAGTTCCACCCAACCGGAATTGCCGGCGCGGGTGTTCTGGTGACAGAAGGCTGTCGTGGTGAAGGTGGCTACCTGCTGAACAAACACGGTGAACGCTTCATGGAGCGTTATGCCCCGAATGCGAAAGACCTGGCGGGTCGTGACGTGGTGGCGCGTTCCATCATGATCGAAATCCGTGAAGGCCGCGGTTGTGATGGCCCGTGGGGCCCGCACGCTAAACTGAAACTTGATCATCTGGGTAAAGAGGTTCTGGAGTCTCGCCTGCCGGGTATTCTGGAGCTGTCTCGTACCTTCGCGCACGTTGACCCGGTTAAAGAACCAATTCCGGTTATCCCAACTTGTCACTATATGATGGGCGGTATTCCGACCAAAGTGACTGGTCAGGCATTGACCGTGAATGAGCAGGGTGAAGATGTGGTCATTCCTGGTTTGTTTGCGGTGGGGGAAATCGCGTGTGTCTCCGTACACGGTGCAAACCGTCTTGGCGGTAACTCTCTGCTCGACCTGGTGGTGTTTGGCCGCGCAGTGGGCTTGCATCTGCAAGAGTCGATTGCCGAGCAGGGCGTACTGCGTGATGCAACTGAGGCAGAAATTGATGCTTCTCTCGAACGCCTTAACCGCTGGAACGGCAACCGTAACGGCGAAGATCCTGTGGAAATCCGCAAAGCACTCCAGGAATGCATGCAGCACAACTTCTCGGTATTCCGTGAAGGTGATGCGATGGCAAAAGGCCTTGAGCAACTGAAAGCGATCCGTGAACGCCTGAAAAACGCTCGTTTGGATGATACCTCCAGCGAGTTCAACACTCAGCGCGTTGAGTGCCTGGAGCTGGATAACCTGATGGAAACTGCCTATGCAACAGCAGTTTCTGCAAACTTCCGTACCGAAAGTCGTGGCGCACACAGCCGCTTTGACTTCCCGGATCGTGATGACGAAAACTGGCTGTGCCATTCCCTGTATCTGCCAGAGTCGGAATCCATGACGCGTCGCAGCGTCAATATGGAACCGAAACTGCGTCCGGCGTTCCCGCCGAAGATTCGTACTTATTAA
- a CDS encoding succinate dehydrogenase iron-sulfur subunit produces MKLEFSVYRYNPDVDDAPHMQDYTLEAEEGRDMMLLDALMQLKEKDPTLSFRRSCREGVCGSDGVNMNGKNGLACITPISALQRPGQKIVIRPLPGLPVVRDLVVDMGQFYAQYEKIKPYLLNNGQNPPAREHLQSPEQREKLDGLYECILCACCSTSCPSFWWNPDKFIGPAGLLAAYRFLIDSRDTETDNRLEGLSDAFSVFRCHSIMNCVSVCPKGLNPTRAIGHIKSMLLQRSA; encoded by the coding sequence ATGAAACTCGAATTCTCAGTTTATCGTTATAACCCGGATGTAGATGATGCTCCGCATATGCAGGATTACACCCTGGAAGCGGAAGAAGGCCGTGACATGATGCTGCTGGATGCGTTAATGCAGCTCAAAGAAAAAGATCCGACACTGTCGTTCCGTCGCTCTTGTCGTGAAGGGGTCTGTGGCTCGGACGGTGTGAACATGAACGGCAAAAATGGCCTGGCCTGCATCACGCCCATTTCGGCGCTGCAACGTCCTGGACAGAAAATTGTTATTCGTCCTTTGCCTGGGCTGCCTGTCGTGCGCGATTTGGTGGTGGACATGGGGCAATTCTATGCACAATATGAGAAGATTAAGCCTTACCTGTTGAATAATGGGCAAAATCCACCCGCTCGCGAGCATTTGCAGTCGCCAGAGCAGCGTGAAAAACTCGATGGTCTGTACGAGTGTATTCTTTGTGCATGTTGCTCGACGTCCTGCCCATCGTTCTGGTGGAATCCTGACAAGTTTATCGGCCCGGCGGGCCTGCTGGCTGCCTATCGCTTCCTGATCGACAGCCGCGATACCGAAACCGATAATCGTCTGGAAGGGCTGAGTGATGCTTTCAGTGTATTCCGCTGCCATAGCATTATGAACTGCGTCAGTGTGTGTCCTAAGGGACTTAACCCGACGCGCGCCATCGGCCACATTAAGTCGATGCTGCTGCAGCGCAGTGCGTAA